A stretch of DNA from Curtobacterium sp. MCBD17_035:
AGCACGCTCGTTCGCCCCGGGTACGTCGCGTACTGGTCCGTGAGGGAGCGGATGTCCGTGCGGACGGTCCGGGCCGAGGGCAGGTCGGACATGTCGCTGAGCACGCCGCGCTTGATGTACCGGGCGAGCTCGAGGTTGTCGTTGAAACAGCCGACGTCCGCCGGGGCACCGCGCACGAACTGCGGGGCGATCACGTTGGTGGAGTCGTGCACCACCGAGATGCCCGGCCGCTCCCGCTCGAACTGGCGGAGCAGCGTGTCGAAGTAGGCGATGACCTCTTGCTTCTGTTCGTAGAACCGGAGGTGCGTGGTGCCGCCGCCGGCACCGGGCGCGGCACAGCCGGCGAGACCGAGCGCAGCGAGTGCGGTGGAGCCGACGAGGAAGGACCGGCGGCTCACTGAGACAGGACGGGACACGCGACATCTCCCTTGATTGCGGCGTGCGCGCCAATTTATAGCGCTCAAAATCGGGTGTCAAGCGGGCTGCCCGGCGGTGGCCGCCGGGGTCCGTCCCGTCCGACCAGGGAGGCCGCATACCCTCCGGAGCATGACTGACGATCGACGCCGCGAACTCGGCTCCACCGACGCGCCCGTCGAGGACGAACTCCTCGAGTCCTTCGAGGCGACGATCGAGGAGGGTGCGGAACGGTTGCAGCGGACCGTGCGAGCGGTGCTCATCACGGGGTTCTTCGGTGGTCTCGAGGTCGGCCTCGGCGTGATGGCCTACCTCGCCGTCCTGACCGAGACCGGCAGCCACCTGCTCGCGGGCCTCGCGTTCGGCATCGGGTTCATCGCCCTGCACCTCGCGCACAGCGAGCTGTTCACCGAGAACTTCCTCATGCCCGTCGCGGCCGTCGTCGCGCGCGAGGGGAGCCTGCTGCAACTCCTCAAGCTGTGGGGCGGCACCCTCGTCGCGAACCTCGTCGGCGGGTGGGTGTTCATGTGGCTCGTCGTCCAGGCGTTCCCCCAGTGGCACCCCACGCTCAGCGAGGCCGCGCACCACTACATCGACGCCCCGTTCGACCTGCAGAGCGTCGTGCTGGCCGTGCTCGGCGGCAGCACCATCACCCTGATGACCCGGATGCAGCAGGGCACGGACTCCGATCCGGCCAAGCTCGTCGCCGCCGTGGCCGGCGGGTTCCTGCTCGCGGGCCTCCAGCTGTTCCACTCGATCCTCGACTCGCTGCTGGTGTTCGGCGCGATCCAGAGCGGTGTCGACATCACGTACGGACAGTGGCTGGGGTGGTTCGGGTACACGCTCCTGTTCAACGTGCTCGGCGGCCTGGTGCTCGTGACGGCGCTCCGCCTGCTTCGGACCAAGGAGCTCATGGAGGGCCGGCGAGAGACCTCGCACGACCACCCGGACCGCGCGGCGCACCAGCAGGAGGACTGACGGGCCCGGTGGTCGGGGGCGGGATCAGACCCCGAAGCCCTCGCCGCCGGTCACGGGCACGACCGCTCCGTTGAGGAACGTGCTCTGCGCGACCCACCGGATGACGTCCGCGATCTCGTCGGGACGCCCCAGCCGCCCCAGCGGGATCCGCTCGAGGAGGGCCCGACGGTGTTCGTCCGTCATCGGGGCGAGCATGTCGGTCTCGGTCGGACCCGGTGCGACGGCGTTGATCCGGATGCCGCGCGGGCCGTACTCCCACATGACCGACCGCATGAAGCCCTCGAGCGCGGCCTTCGACGCCGTGTAGTGGCTGCTGCCCGGGATGCCGACACGCGCGCTCTCGGACGACACGAGCACGATCGAGCCCGACCGCTGCCGGTTCATCGCCTTCGCCACGTGCTTCGTCGCGAGCATCGCCCCGACCAGGTTCACCTCGAGCACCTCGCGCATCGACGCCGCGGTCATCCGCACCAGGAGCTCCTGCGGTGCGACGGCGGCGTTCACCACCGCGACGTCGAGCCGTCCGTGCTCCACCGCCGTGCGCACCGCATCCGCCACGGATCCCTCGTCGCGCATGTCCGCCTGGACGCCCACGACGCCGGACGGGACGCCCGAACCACGGTGCGTGCCGACGACGCGATGGCCGGCCTCGTGGAACGCCGTGGCCGTCGCGGCGCCGATGCCCCGCGATGCCCCGAACACGATCACGGACAGCGGTTCGACGTCGGTCTGCACGGGTCGATTATCTGCTACGGTCCTGTTCGTGCGGGGCGGATGCCTCGTGAGCATGGCCGCTGGACAGCGGCTCAGGCTGGACGTTCTGGGGCGCGGACGCGCTCGGTCCGGCCCTGCCGTGCCCGCCCCGGGATCCCGAGCGCGGAGGCACAGGATGGCGAACACCGAGGTCGATCCCGTCGGCCGGTGGGTCGTCGTCGATCACTTCGGTGCCGTCACGAGCCTGCTCGCGGTCGGTGACCAGGAGCACGCCGGGGTCAGCCCTCGGCGGAACCTGGACCGCCGCGCGCGCGAGGTGCTGCTCCCCGCACTGTCCGAGGTGATCGGGTCGGGCGCGGCCCTGCGACGCATCGTGCACCTGGGGGGCGATGCGTACCAGGTCGACGCCCGGCCCGTGATCACGCCGGACCGGTCGCACGTGACGGGCGCGTACGGCGTGTTCGTCCCGGCTGCCGACCCCGTGCCGGAGCCGCCGCTCATCGGTGCGTGGCAGTGGACGGTGGACACGTCCGGCAACAACGTCGGGTCGACGTCGTCGCAGTGGGACGCCGGCCTCTACCGATTGCACGAGTTCAGCCCGGACGATGTCCAGTCGAGCCGAGGGCCGGTCGGCGATTGGTTGACGCGACTCCTGCCGTACGAGGAGCGTGCGCGGGTGAAGACGACCGTGGACGCCGGGCTCGCCGCCGCGAACGGGGTGCACCAGCTCCTCACCTTCGGTGCCGTCACCCGCCCGGACACGCCGAACCCCGGCCGCAAGCAGTTGGCACTCGTCGGCACGTCGACCGTCCTGCCCGACCGGCCGGGCGTGTTCTACGCCTACGGGTTCACGCGGGAGGTCCCGAAGCCGAGCACGTACCGCACGACCGGTCTCGACATCGTCGACGCGGCGGAGTTCGCCCGCGCCTACTTCGCGCTCGCGGGTGACGTCGCGTACGCCGCCGTCGACTGCCTCCAGTCGTCGACGTTCATGACGTCGCCGAGCTGGGGGCGGCTCGGGCTCCACGAGCCGTTCGAGGGCGACATCGCCTCGCTCGCGCTCGCGGAGGACCGTCCCGCCTTCGAGGAGTTCGTCGCCGCCGCGCGTCGGAGCGTCGACCACGACGCGGCCACGCACGACGTGCGACTCGTCCGCGACGACGGCTCCCCCGCCCGGTTCCGCGTCCGTGCGGCGCGGGTGGACCGCACCGCGGCGGCGAGCCGGTACCTGCTGCTGTCGTTCGAGGCACGCTCGTGAGCCTCCTCGCCGGCAAGACCGTGCTCGTCTCGGGCGTGTTCACCGAGTCCTCGATCGCGTTCCGCACCGCCGCGATCGCGCAGGAGCAGGGCGCCACCGTGATCCTCAGCGGGTTCGGGCGGCGCCGTCGCATCACCGAGGCCGTCGCACGACGGCTGCCGACGACCGCGCCCGTCGTGGAGTTCGACGCCGAGGACCCGGCCGACGTGGGCCTCCTGGCCGACCGGCTCCGCGAGCACACCGACCGACTCGACGGCGTCGTGCACTGCATCTCG
This window harbors:
- a CDS encoding formate/nitrite transporter family protein, encoding MTDDRRRELGSTDAPVEDELLESFEATIEEGAERLQRTVRAVLITGFFGGLEVGLGVMAYLAVLTETGSHLLAGLAFGIGFIALHLAHSELFTENFLMPVAAVVAREGSLLQLLKLWGGTLVANLVGGWVFMWLVVQAFPQWHPTLSEAAHHYIDAPFDLQSVVLAVLGGSTITLMTRMQQGTDSDPAKLVAAVAGGFLLAGLQLFHSILDSLLVFGAIQSGVDITYGQWLGWFGYTLLFNVLGGLVLVTALRLLRTKELMEGRRETSHDHPDRAAHQQED
- a CDS encoding SDR family oxidoreductase, which translates into the protein MQTDVEPLSVIVFGASRGIGAATATAFHEAGHRVVGTHRGSGVPSGVVGVQADMRDEGSVADAVRTAVEHGRLDVAVVNAAVAPQELLVRMTAASMREVLEVNLVGAMLATKHVAKAMNRQRSGSIVLVSSESARVGIPGSSHYTASKAALEGFMRSVMWEYGPRGIRINAVAPGPTETDMLAPMTDEHRRALLERIPLGRLGRPDEIADVIRWVAQSTFLNGAVVPVTGGEGFGV